The DNA region GACGCGCCTGTGAGTTtaggaaaggaaactttcaatacaaaaaaaaaaatagtagctaaaattattttttaaaacaagcgGAACCTCTGCAATGAAGGCGGAGAATTATGTGTTTTTGAGTAAGGAGGGAAAGCACGAAAACGTATCTCTAAAGATGGCCATACGCTACGGTGAAGGCTTTTTCCATAATGGCGGGCGTGATTCTGACTCATTTGAATTATGCAAATAAGCCATCCTGGCTCCACTTTTGATCAAAACTTCTATTGATAGTGAACTTGTGGCGAAGGTCAGAAAGGCTCATTTGCATTTATATGCATTGTTATTGGATGAATGAGCGAGTTAATGCGCAAGGTGGTTGTTCCAAACACTAAATCAATTAATAACAGCAGTGTTGCACAAACGAAACACCATAGGAAAACGAAGTTGCCAGCTTCAAAATTATCGAAAGCTATCAAAAGTCAACTTAAAAAAAGGTCAAGATGTTTATCAGTATTATGTAATACTAATATAAGTATTGGAAACACACCCAAATTAGACGATGCAGTTAcaaatttaactaaataaaaaggATTGTCGCATCATTCCAACTTTTATTCAGATGGCTGCAAGACAACAGAATTGAAACGCCgcacaaacaagttttcaaagatttgactgAACTGAACGACCTGTGAGTTTAGTCAATACAATACAATGTGTTTATAAAAGTGCTGGctctttattaattttcttttcctgatATCAGAGATGATAAAAGAGGCTAAGTGACCATGTCACAATCAATTGCAACATGGCAATCCTAAGACGATTGTACATCATAAAAGACAGGTTTACCGAAAGCTTATAGCATCGAAATTCACTGGTCTCGGGTTCTGACCAGTGGGCGTTCCTCATTAGTATTGGGTTGCACTACTCTACATCATTTCCCTCCCATCAGTTGGTGCTACTCGAGTAAATAGCATGAAAACTATCAACAGTAGCTTGGTGCAATTTCATCATAATTATAATGTTACAGCAACATAGCATGCTACAAGTGCCCGTGAAACGCAGCGAAAGAATTCAGAGTGTTTTCCCactgtttcactttttgttGGATTTACATTTCGGATagcgttatttttttttttgaaagactaATGCATTTTACCTTGAAACTTTCAGGGATCTGTCTAATAATGAAGTCGAGGATCTCCCTCAAGAAATCTTCAGCAGTCTGGCAAATCTCACAATACTGTAagtcaacaagaaaaacaaataaaagaaaattaaaagcacgacgagaaaagaaattttctctctaaaatttgTCGAACGGCAAAACTTTCCGCGTTTCTATCTGAATTTCAATGCACATACACAAAAATAGAGGTTTTGAACTTAAAATCGAGTTTTCATTCAATGTTATCACTCCAAATGTCCTTCGAATTGATCTAATTAAAACTGTTCATTAAAACGTGTCTCACTGAATGAATGCAAAACACGCATATTTATATTACACAGATATGTAAGCATATCGTTATTTGGATCTTATCGGTTGCCATCATTATCTACGGGAAACGAGTTCTGCTTTGCAGTTAAAGGTAGCGTGTGTTTAACTGTTGCAGGCTTTTATCAAACAACAAACTAAGAGATTTACCGCCAACGGTATTTGCTAACCTAACCAAGCTAAAGACAATGTGAGTAGTAAAAAATGGTTTGAATGACTGAATAATTGTAAAGGAGGATTATCCTCTCTTGTTAATTAATAGTCGATTGATCGATTGATGGAATGATGAATttttgggataaaaaaaaaaaagaaaacgaaaacatttgtAGCACATCTCAAAAGATACCCAATGTAAAGTACGAAGATGTAGTTGTTTAGGGGGACTTTCTAAGAATTGCTTTTGAATTCGATAATTCTGAAGCTATTGAGGTCAAAGACAGATTCATTCAGTTGATTTAATTAATTGCCAAAATAAATCGAAGATTGCTCTCGTTTTACTTTATTCCCTCTCTGATCAATCTAAAAACCTGTGCCACCCTATCAACCAATCGGGCACCAAACCAAAATCCAAACGTCACTTGATAACTCGCATTTTCCGGCGCGTGAGGCTTTGTGCTTGAATTGTTTGTACTTTTAGTGTACGCTGGTTCCTTAGCCTCCCTTTGCTTTgattggttattgtgattaCTCCGGCTCTTGCTTTTGGACACTCACTCAAAAGGTACTCTAAGTACCGACCACTGATATAACATTCaacgtttaaattaaaagaaaactggccaAGAACATATCCGTGATttgcaattcaacagaaaaattgaaaagaatgagATAAAGGAGCTGCATCCTCAACAGTTTCGGGGACTGGTAAAGCTGTTTGATCTGTGAGTAGTTCGTTAAAATTTATGTATTCCACAAGTTTTGAATCTAAGCATTtatcaaaagtaaaaatatattatcGTGCAGGTAACATATTTTGGCCTGACTGCTGAATTTGTTCATTAGTGCAAGCGGAATAATGTCTACTCCGATCcaccttttcatgtttttaagaCATTCTGTCATTTCCTGGAATTTCTGATTTTAGGTCATGATGAGGATCTATGTAGGACCTTTTTCTTGATGCTAACGATACATCACGCGAGTGGCTTTTCAGTAccaagtttattttgttatacATCCTTGGAAATTTTGCAATTCATGCCTGACGATACGCCTTCAAAGAAATCTCCTGATTCCCAGCCCATCAATTATCTTTCTCCAAAAATTTCTCGTAATAATATTGCAAAACGTTAGTGAGCATTCTCATGATCCCTTTGATTCCTATGAAAAGGATTACAAATGCCCCGTTCTTTAATCCATTATGTCcaacattcatttcatttgtttcctttcttcactAGCTATCTATCGGGGAACAAACTCAGATACTTCCCACAAGGAATTTTTAAAGGCTTAAAAGAGCTCTTGATTATGTAAGTAGACTATGAAATTCTGCAAGTGAGTAATAAGCTTTGAAATAACCTATAACGATCATGACATTTGAATGCATTAAATTTCACCtttaaatgattatttacaCATCAATGTCGAAATATATTACCTTCCCTGTTACTCTATATGATTAagtttcactttctttttgttagagaaattgttgaaaacgAAATGACTCATGTCTCCATCGAcaacttcaaagaaattaaacagttaaaaattctgtGAGTGTTATAATTAATCAAGTGATGACCAAGTTGTGAAACGGACCTTGCTACCTTAAGGTGTAATATTAGACAATTGAAACATTATGAAAACACTTCAAATCGAtgcttttattgtaaaagcatCTAACGTTATTTGCAACTCACCGGAAATGCTTTCCTGACAGCAGATTGATTATTTGCTGAGTGGgagtaagtttgtaaagaaactttaGTGCTGCGTCGGCGCAGGGCATTTCAAGATATTTGGTGTCATTCTGCATTGAAACTCTGATTGCTTGAGAGCGTACAGTCAATATACAAAAGCGTgcgaagttgacatgataaccgaTACATCCATCAggtattgggttatcatgtggagttcaaagtctgactagtttccaagcccctcgtcAGTGTAACGTCCTGAAACTTTTGCAAAGTCAGAGAGAAATGTCTTCTTTCgcagagttttttaaaaatgtacattaaAACAGATAATGATTTCACTTTTCCCATGATATCATGGGCTGCAAAACCctgtgtctgctttaaatgcctCAGCCTCCGGCTtcggcagataactcagactTCAGCATTATGATAATATCATGACCAATCTTATCCAACATTTAAttattatcaagtgagttggtgatgtaaattggccaccctgaATAGCCTCAAAAGCGGACGcctgagcattagcccttcgtacAAGAATAGAGGAATTGTAAGTTGTAGGTGGTTTAGAAACAGGAAAAGACACACGCGATTAGAGGGAACCtgatcacgaaataaacacgaataaattagttaaatgaaagaCTTCGTTGACATTGTGGGATTAAGAGAGCctatttgaaagattaatttttgttgtggAGTTTTGCGGCTTTTGATCACTGCATTTTAATCTCCTAATTTAATTTCCAGGTATATGCAGTATAACAAGATGAGGGAGATTCCATATGGTTTTTTCGATATGTTGAAGGATATACAACGAgtgtaagattttgataaaattcattcgcAAATTATTAGTTTTTGAGCAAAGCTATACATTTTGAGTAGACAACATTTTGGGGAAATTCaagtttttgcaaaaagaattgaagacttggattcttaaaaaaaatattttgtatatgTCAATGGATAACTCCAATCATCAGTTACTGATATATGCTTAAAAGCAAGTTCTATgaagttttaatgaaataacttCAGTGGATGATATTTTACAATTGTAGGAGTCTCGACACAAATCTGATGTGTTGTCATATGCACAAGGAGGACGCTGACTGTGCTTTCACGTACAACGACGACTTTGCAAATTGTGAGAGCATGTTTAAGAATTCTGCCCCAAGGAAGAGTATCTGGGTGATAGGAGTATTTTCTCTGGTTGGCGCAGTGTTTGTTGTCACTTGGCGAGtgatctttaaagaaaagaacgtgGTTCAGTCCATCATGTTGCTTCACTTAGCAGTGTCCGATGGTTTGATGGGTATTTACCTGATCTCTCTTGGCACTAAAGATCTGTTGTGGAGAGGAGAGTATTACTTGCATGACTTCCAGTGGAGGTCTGGTTTGTCTTGTCAAATAATTGGAGCGATCTCCCTTCTGTCAAGTGAGGTTTCGGTTATGATGATGACACTGATATCTGCTGATcggcttaaaaatattgtgtttccttACCAAGGTGCTTCTCTGAAACCAAAGGCAACACATATCCTGTGCATCATCATATGGGCAATTGGCTTCCTTATGGCCTTTTTGCCTATGTTTGGTATTCAGTATTTTGAAGACCCATTCAGGTACCATAGTTACTATGGTAGAAGTGTGGTATGTCTGCCCTTGCAGCTTACTTCTGATAAGCCGGCAGGTTGGGAGTATTCTGTCGCTATCTTTCTCgctttgaattttgcttttttcttgttcatcatgGGTGCTTATCTCATGATACTAGTCAAGTCTTACTTGTCTAGCCGGCGACTGGCCCGTCAGGGTACTGAAAGAGAGATCCAGGCCAGAAGAGCAAACTTTAGGAGGGAAACGGCTCTTGCAAGGCGGGTGTTCTTCATCATCCTGAGTGATTGTGTGTGCTGGATGCCGGTGATAGTGATTGGTATGAGGACCATCATCGAGAAGTCTTACGAAGCGCAAGAAGACCTCGCTGTCTGGATCGCTGTATTTGCCCTTCCGATCAACTCGGCCTTGAATCCTATCCTGTACACCTTGTCAACAGAACAGGTGCGTTATGCGCTTTTAGTCCTTTATAAGTAGTCAAGATAATAAAATCCATAAGTAGACTTATAATGGCTAGGTACAGGAAGGGTAATGGTTTTCTGCCGACTATAAGCAGTGTATAATATTGCTCAAGACTGCTTTGTTCACTTGCAATGGACACTGACAATGTTTCAAAAGCATTGGACAACAGAAATTTGttagtttctattttttcatcGGAGCTCAGCTCAGGCAGTGAGCGAAATCTCGATTATTTTGTATCCAGGCCAGAGGCattctgaagaacaaaatggaaaaagtctgGAACTACTTGAAGACCGTTTTCACCTGCTGTGGTCGGGATCAGGAAGGTGCGATATAATTATTAGCTCCTGATAAGAAATAAACCGAAAACGATGTAAACCAACAGATTGCtgcaaacaaagtttattgatctattgatttattcattcagtcactcagtcataAATCAAtacgaaataaatatttcttgactCGATCATTGACATttcttcgttgttttctttaaaaggccAAGCAGATGGGGAACAACCGAACCAACCGGGAGTAGAAGACAATGGACAACATGGCGGTGAGGGAGGTAAATCCTAACCCGTATTTCTAGAAATATCGTGAAAACTATAAACGAGGGAAATAAAGGGCAATCTgtgactaaaaatattttttttatgtcttctctcttctttgtatgttccctgtttttttttttttcttttttttttaattttaaaattaaaggtCGAGGAGAGGGAGAGCAAGTTAACCAGCACGGAATGGAAGAAAACGGAGAACATGCGGGCGAGGGAGGTAAAAACCTTTCAGATGTCAGTtaacatatcatacaaagtTCAAACGAGGGCACAGGGTTAGtctgtgtacatttttttaTCTACTTTCTCTTTTCAAGGACAAATTGAGGGTGAAGAAATCGAACTGGCGAGTATTGGTGTGCATCATCCACAACAGGGTAAGGCTAGAGTTTCTAATTTAATGTCAAGTTTTCAATGTTATTCTGTTAGTTTATATTGTACCTGTGTTCCTCCATAACTGAAGGATCTATGACTTTAGGATATTTTCATAcacacaaataaattttatcattatcattttaattactCAACCTTTCTTGTCTATTACGTTTTAGTAGTTTGAAATTGTAGATCTCGTTCTGCGTTCGTCACAAAAAATCCTTCGTTTATCACTTATTTGTTTCTTGGCTcgttcacaattttttttctttgctttctttaaaaaggCCAAGGAGATGGAGAACAACGGAACCCACAGGGCATGGAAGACATTGAACAACATGGCGGCTTGGGAGgtaagacattttttccttctggTGAACACAGTACGGACATGAAAACTGTGAATGACAACATAGTGCAATCTCTgactatattttttattaactatttttttcaagGGGAAGTCGAGGGTGTAGTTATCGAACTGGCTCATGTTGATGTGCGTCATCCACAACAGGGTAGGCTGAAGTTTCTTCTCTAATGTCATCTTTATGTAGATAAAAGCTCCGTACTGAAGTTTTCGTTGCTGTTCTGTTAGCTTGTATTGCCAAGACTCTACAATATGTTTTATTAATGGTAGTTTTTTTCTACTTCTGGAGGGATCTGGGTCAGATGGATATTTTCGTACATACAAATCAACACagttcatttacatcatcataGTTATCCAACCCTCATCGTTCATTACGTTAGTTCTAAATTCTACAAATCTCGTGTTCTAAGACAATTTTGTtaggtttaaaagttttaaaaaatttctttgttattttgtctcc from Pocillopora verrucosa isolate sample1 chromosome 1, ASM3666991v2, whole genome shotgun sequence includes:
- the LOC136279338 gene encoding relaxin receptor 2-like, with amino-acid sequence MRSSSFEAVLAALDVTCGSVIDEPVSEGETYLRKNNIKKLRGDLFTPLEKLEFLDLGNNQIEELPPGVFNKNTELTELLLNNNNLEKIQKGLFDGLTALTRLWLQDNRIETPHKQVFKDLTELNDLDLSNNEVEDLPQEIFSSLANLTILLLSNNKLRDLPPTVFANLTKLKTIKIEKNEIKELHPQQFRGLVKLFDLYLSGNKLRYFPQGIFKGLKELLIIEIVENEMTHVSIDNFKEIKQLKILYMQYNKMREIPYGFFDMLKDIQRVSLDTNLMCCHMHKEDADCAFTYNDDFANCESMFKNSAPRKSIWVIGVFSLVGAVFVVTWRVIFKEKNVVQSIMLLHLAVSDGLMGIYLISLGTKDLLWRGEYYLHDFQWRSGLSCQIIGAISLLSSEVSVMMMTLISADRLKNIVFPYQGASLKPKATHILCIIIWAIGFLMAFLPMFGIQYFEDPFRYHSYYGRSVVCLPLQLTSDKPAGWEYSVAIFLALNFAFFLFIMGAYLMILVKSYLSSRRLARQGTEREIQARRANFRRETALARRVFFIILSDCVCWMPVIVIGMRTIIEKSYEAQEDLAVWIAVFALPINSALNPILYTLSTEQARGILKNKMEKVWNYLKTVFTCCGRDQEEQRNPQGMEDIEQHGGLGGEVEGVVIELAHVDVRHPQQGVLDEAEKIEPAPFENTDLNQGERNKSLKKGDGKFRHSTAKKKREKSRSMRRKSPSATEAVDEEQTFEEDTKL